Part of the Metarhizium brunneum chromosome 6, complete sequence genome is shown below.
TGCTCCTGCTGTTCAGACAGGGGTTGGCCAGGAGCGAGAGATTGTACATGTACCCGCTACTTCTGGGCCATGGACTTTGGATGAAGCTTAGTACTGCGTCCCGAGGTTACTAGGTACATTGCTGCCACGGGAGGGTGATTAGGGATGAACAAAAGGTGGAACCCAGTCCTCGGGCTCTGAGTGGCTCGTTATTGTGGACAAAGATTCCAGGTACCCACCATTGGCTTGCACTGAGTTTGCTCGACTCAGGAGACTTCAGGAGACTGACTGCTGGGAGACGAAGCCTTGATTAGCCTCGGAAGCCTCCACGGATTAACGTTTCCCGAACTTTACGAGGCAGGCACCATTTGCCCTCAGGGCAGCAGAGACTTGTACAGTATTTACGCACAGTGAAGGGTTAGCGCAAATGAGTATTTTTAATCATGAGCTCTGGACTTCCATGCTGCGTACCAGATGACTTCGCACTCGTTCAGTGTGGAGAAATGGTTCATTTCACTGTATGCCCCGTTATTTTTGCACCGTAAACACGTGCTAGGAGTTCTCAGTTGAAGACAGGCAGAGCCGCGGGTTCTGTGGCAGTCAACGGAGTAGTAGTTGTAGTTGTCAAGGGGCATGTAGCGACCAGACAGGGTCCGACAGGAAGCCACAGTTAGCAAGTTCGGGCCCTTTAGGGCTGTGCACAGCCCTGAGAAGAAttattcaatgttcaatgtccGGTACAAGTGTCCGGCGGTGGGGAGTTGTGGCAGCCCCTGGCGAAACTGCCCAGGTGCCTAAAGTAtgctacttaagtacttagtaggtatAAGTACTCAATACCTAGATCTTCTAAGTTCAATGGCTCGATAGCACGAGCACAAAGCCAGATGGGCCGTCAACTAACAAACGGACGGTAAATCGGGGCAAGATAAGGCCAAGTACCTCAGTAAGTACTAGTATCTTGACATCTTAGGTAATATGGCGCAAGAAGATCCTAGAGTTGAGGACATGATACGTACCAGGCACGCCGTACTCGGATACTCGCGCTGGACCTTGACTTCATCAGCGTGCGCCCACTTGGACCACTTGACCCGTGCCTCTGCACCAAGCCCGAGCCCCAAGGTCTCAAGGCACCGCCGCTCCTCTGCCTCTCCCTCTGCCTCTCCCTGCCTCTTCACCGACCTGGCCAAAAAAATATCCTGCCCACGAGAACTCTCCTTTTCCTATCCACTCCTGCACGCCCACTCTTCAAACCATCCCGCGATCCATCGACCAAGGAGTAAGTCGTCTCTGCCCGCGCCCTCGATTCATCCCGTCGTGCCCGTCATGACCGTTACCTTGTGCACCCGAGCCCAACAGGAATGAATGCCTTGGGCTTTTTCCTCactgtcgccgtcgccgtcgccttgCACGGCATCTCCGTCGTCGAGGCTCAAGTCACTCACTCAGCCCGAGTCGGTGCCGCACAGTGTGTGAACCCACCCACTTGACCACTCGTTGAAATGCGGCAGCCTATCCCTGGACATGTGTCCTCTGTCTGCGCACGAGTATATCAAGTCGCACCCCCAAGACTCACTTGTTGACTTGCCGACGAGCCACAAGTCGGTCAATTTCCACCCGGTCCTGCATCGACCTTAATTCTCGTCATTGCATCATTTTCTGCCTCCTTTTGTCCTCCCGCCCGCCGACCTTCAGCCCACtacgagaaaaaaaaacccctcctggctggctggcttaCTTACGCGTGGCAATTAGGACACATAGATATCTCTCGCTCGGTCGCTCGGTCGatctctttttctctttttcctACATCCACAGCCACCACCGCTACACATAATACGACTAGTCGCCCTCATCGCCCCAAGTCGCAATCATGGGTCTCACCTTTTCTAAGCTTTTCGACAAGTTGTGGGGGAAGAAGGAGATGAGAATTCTGATGGTTGgtctcgatgccgccggtAAAACCACCATTCTGTACAAGCTTAAGCTTGGCGAAATCGTCACCACCATTCCTACCATTGGTAAGATTCCCCCGACCGCTCTTGGGCCCGTCTTGTCAATTTCTCTCCTCCGCTGCTCTTGCCTTCCCGCATCCCGCAAGAGGTCCTCCCCACACTGCCATACTAattcccctcccccttttccaGGTTTCAACGTCGAGACTGTCGAGTACAAGAACATCCAGTTTACCGTGTGGGACGTCGGTGGCCAGGACAAGATTCGTCCTCTATGGAGACATTACTTCCAGAACACTCAGGGTATTATCTTCGTCGTCGACAGCAACGATCGTGACCGTGTTGTCGAGGCCCGTGAGGAACTCCAGCGCATGCTCAACGAGGATGAGCTGCGAGACGCCATCCTGCTGGTCTTTGCCAACAAGCAGGATCTTCCTGTAAGCCACCCTTATCCTGCTCTGATGCGTGCTCGCGTCGCATGACAATTCCGCTAACCAACTCGCCTTAGAATGCCATGAATGCTGCCGAGATCACTGACAAACTCGGCCTCCACAGCCTGAGGCAACGCGCCTGGGTACGTCCACAATGCCACCTCGAGCTCGTCATCAGGTCACTAATCTTGGCGTCCAACAGTATATCCAGTCCACTTGTGCCACGTCTGGTGACGGTCTGTACGAGGGTCTTGAGTGGCTCGCCACCACCCTCCGTAAGGCCGGCCACCAGTAGACATCACCTGCGAGAAGCCTTTGATCAACCCCCGCCTTCTCATTCGTACCCCCTCAAATCACGTACTCTCTGCAATACCGGACTTCGTTATAGTGAGGCTTCGGCTGTAATTTGAAAAGCTATCGATCAACCAATCGAATCAAAATTTAGTCTTTTATTCATCCTTCGTCCCT
Proteins encoded:
- the ARF gene encoding ADP-ribosylation factor, which codes for MGLTFSKLFDKLWGKKEMRILMVGLDAAGKTTILYKLKLGEIVTTIPTIGFNVETVEYKNIQFTVWDVGGQDKIRPLWRHYFQNTQGIIFVVDSNDRDRVVEAREELQRMLNEDELRDAILLVFANKQDLPNAMNAAEITDKLGLHSLRQRAWYIQSTCATSGDGLYEGLEWLATTLRKAGHQ